The Leptolyngbya sp. CCY15150 sequence TGCCCCTGCCCTGCTACGCCTCATTTACATCAAGGCTTCCTCCTATGACGCACGATTCCCATTCCTCCAGCCATACCAAGTTGCCGGCCCCTTGTATTGTTGACACGGGCATCATTGTGAACAAGCGAGACATGCTCCGCCTCCTCGCCGATCTCGGTCGGGTTCACTATGTCTATCAACAGGGTGGCGACGTCATTAGCGAAGGAGAAGGGTATGTGGTCGATGTGTTCTCAGATATGGGGCAATCGACATTAGTGGCTAACCACACTCTCTACTTGAACGTTCAAAGTTTTGACTATCTTGAGCTGCAGCGATCGCCTCAAAACAGCGCTGTGTTCAACCTAATACAAGATGATTGGCATTTGCGTCTCTTGCCGTTGTCCAATCCACTCCAAGAACAAACCACCCGCAACCTCAATGCCGCCGCGTTAGAGGCCGTGGTGGCTGAAGTTCTGTCCGCAGGATGGGACATGCGCATGGATGATGAAGACAACTTTTCTCTCTAGCCAAGATCACCATCTCTGCCAAGATCTGAGCAGATCCATGCCGCCGGGCATCCGTTATCAACATCTAGGGGAGCGATCGCTCCTGCGAATTGCCAGGACACCGTGAACCGGGCATACTGATAGAACTCTTAAGCGCGGCAAGGATTGCAGAGCCACCGTGGGATTTTCGTTTGAATGTCAAGGACAGTGCAGCACCACCCATGCTCGGGCAGGCGTGTTTCATACACCCCATGGTGTCGTTGAAACCCCACGGTTTATGCCCGTGGGCACGTTAGCCAATGTCAAAACCGTGACGCCAGCCCAGCTCAAGGCGACCGGAGCCCAGATGGTGCTGGCCAATACCTACCATCTGCATCTCCAGCCCGGCGAGGAGATTGTGGAAGAAGCCGGCGGACTCCATCAGTTCATGCAGTGGCATGGGCCCATGCTGACCGACTCGGGTGGCTTTCAGGTTTTCAGCCTCAGCGACATGCGGGTGATTGAGGAAGAAGGGGTGACCTTCCGATCGCCTCGGGATGGCCGGATGATTCACCTCACCCCGGAGCGCTCGATCCAGATCCAGAATGCGTTGGGGGCAGATGTGATCATGGCGTTTGATGAATGCCCGCCCTACCCCGCCACCTACGAAGCCGTGGCCGCCGCCACCGATCGCACCTACCGCTGGCTGAAGCGCTGCATCACCGCACACCAACGCCCCGACCAAGCCTTGTTTGGCATTGTCCAAGGCGGCGTCTACCTCGATCTACGCCAGCAGGCCGCCCGGGACTTGGTGGAGCTCGATCTGCCCGGCTATGCCATCGGCGGCGTCAGCGTGGGCGAACCAGCAGAATTTATTGAGCCGATTGTCAAGGCAACCGCGCCTCTGCTGCCCTTGAACAAGCCACGCTACCTGATGGGTGTGGGCAGCTATCGAGAAATGGCCCAGGCGATCGCTGCTGGCGTAGACTTGTTTGACTGCGTGATTCCCACCCGATTAGGTCGCCATGGTAATGCGCTGGTCAAGGGCGAGCGCTGGAATTTGAAAAACGCTGGATTTCGCCGCGACCATCAGCCCATCGATGCCGACTGCCCCTGCTATACCTGCCAAAACTTTACCCGCGCCTATGTCTGCCACCTGCTGCGATCGCAGGAAG is a genomic window containing:
- the tgt gene encoding tRNA guanosine(34) transglycosylase Tgt — translated: MGFSFECQGQCSTTHARAGVFHTPHGVVETPRFMPVGTLANVKTVTPAQLKATGAQMVLANTYHLHLQPGEEIVEEAGGLHQFMQWHGPMLTDSGGFQVFSLSDMRVIEEEGVTFRSPRDGRMIHLTPERSIQIQNALGADVIMAFDECPPYPATYEAVAAATDRTYRWLKRCITAHQRPDQALFGIVQGGVYLDLRQQAARDLVELDLPGYAIGGVSVGEPAEFIEPIVKATAPLLPLNKPRYLMGVGSYREMAQAIAAGVDLFDCVIPTRLGRHGNALVKGERWNLKNAGFRRDHQPIDADCPCYTCQNFTRAYVCHLLRSQEALAYTLISIHNITELIRFTQRIRESILSDRFTTDFAHWLQPRGDR